DNA sequence from the Euwallacea fornicatus isolate EFF26 chromosome 2, ASM4011564v1, whole genome shotgun sequence genome:
TTGTCGCTTTAAGAACACTTATATATCATATCACATGATCAGATACGTTTTTTTagtagttatttttttttgtaaatatgtggaggaaaattgtaaatagcGCCATCTACTAGACATATTGTTCTAATGGTACTAGTAGCCAGCACCATCTATAGACAAAAACTCTCATGCCGTAGCGAATGCCATCTATCGAAAGATAGCTATAAAGTGTATGAGAAGCTCCATTTGGTAATCAACAAAACTtagatggaaaaaattacaggcccattaaaaaaaatcatggatcGATGGCCCGATCATTGAGACAATAATGCAgagttttaagtttttttgagCCAAACACGCGGTATAATTAGAGCACGAAACGTTGAGGCAGGCGCACGTGAAACAGGCCGTTTGGCACTGTGAACTATCGATTTCCCGGTCTTCGATGCAGTCCCGTCGTCAGGCCAGTGAACCGGCCGCAAATCAAAACAATCTCGTCCCAATTTCCCGGACGAAATTAACCAACTAACACAGTTTCCCGCGGAAAACAAAGCGAGAATGTTCGGGCCAAATGTTCCCAGTTAGTTCCTTCCCAAGCAAAGCACGCCATGTCGTACAAGTCCAACGGAATCAAACAGCAGCAGTCTCAGCAATGGAAAACTGCCTCGATTATGGAGACGCCTTCTGTCAAGTTTGCGGGGGAGGAAGCTAAGGACCGGCTCTACGAACCCAAACACAAGAAAAAGCTTTTCCGGGTGTTAACAGTGGTGGCTTATGTGTTTTTTGTCTCCCTAGCTGCCATCATGCTCTCTCTCTATTACATTTTCCTGTGGAATGGAGAGCAACGCGTGGCCGGTAAAATTGTAACCCGGCAGCAATTGACCGGCTCCGTTAAATGTGAAAACGTCCTTGCAGGTTTCTATTCTCCACATTCCTTCCCTTCACTATTATCTCTCAATTCCAGAAATCCAGAGACAAATCAGATTAATGGACTCGCAACAACAGAGACTTATCCTGTCAACTACAACGCCACCACCGCAAACGACATCGACGGCGGCGCCAGAAAGTACCACGTGGCTTGACGAGGACTTCAGCAACTTGGAGGACCTGCGCAGGAACAGCGGATTCTTCCACAAACTCGTCAACGACTACGTGTACGGCGACGCAGTGGATTAAGGGGACTGAGCGGTGTCCAGTCTAAGCGGCCTTAGCTTTGCTTTTCAATTCCAATgctattgttatttataattagAATTAAGTCGGGATATTATTATGTTGTTTACGTTTACATATATTGCtagtcattttatttataaatttgaaattttctttcgatTAACATCAAGAATTTCCCGCATTAAGAATTTCCATAATTTCTACTAGAAGCGGAAATATGGCGTAATCTAGTAGTTACTTCGATTTCTAGGAAATACGCAACTATGCTGTTTccaactaatttttttttaatcagttaTGACTCAAGGTAGTTTAAATGCTAGTTTAATAGCATTCAGCTCGAACGATTTCACAAAAAAGTCtgtgcaaattttaaaaatatgtctaTATTGCGGAAAGAGAGACTTGAATATCTAATATTAAGTGAGAAATATAGTACCCTCatgaaaacataataaaataaattttaaaaggtgTTGCTAGCATTCcgcattttcttttctcataCCCTCAACGTCCATTTTGTCGGGGCCTTGCATGAGCGGTTgttgcattaaaatatttgtcaaaTCGGTCTTAACCTTACACTCTCTTTTAAATTAGTAATTGGACAAGCTGGGGTTATTCCGTCTTTCTCTAGCCCCTGGGGAACTGATAAAGACAGTCCATTAGGTTTCTGGGTTGTAATTCATCGTGCCATGTGagaattgttttcatataatttttgccTATTCGGAATTAGAAAAGTTGGGTTTTTATTACCTTTCCTAGTGTTTAAAACACGTAAAAAGTCTTATTCGAGGGTAATTGAAGCCTCAGCAACGGTCTGATAAACTTTCCTGAGGCTGTtacagtaaaatttaaaagtttaaaggtCTTAAGTCTGGGGCACATAAggtaaatttctcaaattcaGTGATTCAACGGGGCTTTAATAACACTAAAGCGTTAAAAAGTTACTTAAACTGTTCAAATTAGTGAACACCATTTGGAGCATATTTTCTAGCAATCTCATGCGTTCCGTAATGGATATTATTGTTAAGACTTATTTTAACATCCTGCTGTAAGTTCAGCTCAAATGGATCTATATGGTAGATCTCATGTTTATAGACAGTCATAATAACAGGAAAATCGTAAGGAGGCTTAAAGATCCATTATTTCGTTGTATAAATTATACCCAAtggctaaaaaaaatttttacgaaCCAAATTGTTTTGAGAATATGTCAGATATACTTCAAGACGCCTTGAAAGCATCTCAAATTATTTACCTTGTAAATTCCTTGAGTTTGTACACTAAAATACCTCAGAAATCAGTCTTTCGATTTCAC
Encoded proteins:
- the inaF-D gene encoding uncharacterized protein inaF-D, whose translation is MSYKSNGIKQQQSQQWKTASIMETPSVKFAGEEAKDRLYEPKHKKKLFRVLTVVAYVFFVSLAAIMLSLYYIFLWNGEQRVAGKIVTRQQLTGSVKCENVLAEIQRQIRLMDSQQQRLILSTTTPPPQTTSTAAPESTTWLDEDFSNLEDLRRNSGFFHKLVNDYVYGDAVD